A genomic window from Chitinophaga pollutisoli includes:
- a CDS encoding DUF4407 domain-containing protein yields the protein MLRIRHFFLICSGAHLPLLRRAPAETNKYAGIGATIFFTGLFAALAAGYALWTVFRTPWAAVGFALLWGLMIFNLDRYIVSSLKKRDRFGKELWMALPRIILAVMIAVVISKPLELKIFEREILAELTLMEQEQRQAEDSLVRGAFTARKAELATRMTALQAQVATQTARVDTLQLRAQEEADGTGGSRVKNLGPIYKAKKADADSATAALQALQAQRAALTADIRAEDDSLAARILALERHKPDGMASRLEALGRITQKSAPIQWANWFIMLLFIALETAPVFVKLISPRGPYDDLLDQHEFTFAMHRKEKKAILQMQTDTRIRKAEEETAYV from the coding sequence ATGTTACGAATCCGTCATTTCTTCCTTATCTGCTCGGGCGCTCACCTGCCCCTGCTTCGCCGCGCACCTGCCGAAACCAACAAGTACGCCGGCATCGGCGCCACTATTTTCTTTACCGGCCTCTTTGCCGCCCTCGCAGCCGGTTACGCCTTATGGACCGTTTTCCGGACCCCCTGGGCTGCCGTAGGGTTCGCCCTGCTGTGGGGCCTCATGATCTTCAATCTCGACCGCTACATCGTGTCGAGCCTCAAGAAACGCGACCGCTTCGGCAAAGAGCTCTGGATGGCATTGCCGCGTATCATCCTGGCGGTCATGATCGCCGTAGTAATCTCCAAACCCCTGGAGCTGAAGATCTTCGAACGTGAAATCCTCGCAGAGCTCACCCTCATGGAACAGGAGCAACGGCAGGCGGAAGACTCCCTCGTCCGTGGCGCCTTCACCGCCCGCAAGGCAGAACTGGCCACACGGATGACGGCCCTCCAGGCCCAGGTTGCCACACAAACCGCCCGCGTCGACACCCTCCAGCTGCGCGCCCAGGAAGAAGCCGACGGCACCGGCGGCTCCCGCGTCAAAAATCTTGGCCCCATCTACAAAGCCAAAAAAGCCGACGCCGACAGCGCCACCGCGGCCCTGCAAGCCCTCCAGGCACAACGCGCCGCCCTCACCGCCGATATCCGCGCGGAAGACGATAGCCTTGCCGCACGCATCCTCGCCCTCGAACGCCACAAACCCGACGGCATGGCCTCCCGCCTGGAAGCACTCGGCCGCATCACCCAAAAAAGCGCCCCCATCCAATGGGCCAACTGGTTCATCATGCTGCTCTTCATCGCACTCGAAACCGCACCCGTATTCGTAAAACTCATCTCGCCACGGGGACCCTACGACGATCTGCTCGACCAACACGAATTCACTTTCGCCATGCATCGGAAAGAAAAGAAAGCTATCCTCCAAATGCAGACCGACACCCGCATACGCAAAGCGGAGGAAGAAACCGCATACGTGTAG
- a CDS encoding tetratricopeptide repeat protein, with protein MGWIFVFAASATVFGQEKPATQPPARPEKPLKVEDRRPPSEKMASKPYSFTRRVVQNTVTRYNYYYHAKLKLEKVLAGINSQRQDNYNIFLPFYPYTVEKLNLDVNELDSVIHKASVAVQIHDPRGRWIDDCYLLVGKAYYYKGDWENAFTTFQFINTKFAPKKKSDYNAVVGSNQNDLLSISSREKEKTWYDRQFRHTVARNDAFLWQARTLIEQNKHDEAQSLLNILETDPYFPRRLDGQLAELQAWKFYKQGMYAETIEPLKTALKKGSSGRDQKARMYYILGQLYAWKGQHDSSMTAFREVIAAKPDATIDFNARVQIAKANTKVNGGSLEESIAALQSMLRKERFFPFRDAIWYNMAVLCANEDPERAIAFLNESLRVESANMFQKTLTFKGMADINYFRKNYRDAQRYYDSTASIMGPDFHDRDVVNARKETLGAVAEKVQIIHDEDSLQQIASLSPAMRDSFLVAQVAAIKAAKNPPVESGKKGGGTSARDNAPFAVSKNNNNSAFGPNTEGGEWYFYNQTNKSSGFSEFRRRWGNRAPVDNWRRSQASSLLAGNNNSSSIGSVPETEGTEGSGAPSIADLPADSITTTLLASRLPDTPEKLETSRSRQQDAFYDLGKLYNDKLDDTREGIHTYDSLLLRFPEHPRKVEVLYSLYAWHNKLNHNDQAAKFKNQILTQFPGSQYASILTYGLEKKEDKEKTQAAAAIYEAAYNAFRSGNYDTVFVLRKVSDSTVGYSSLQPKFDLLEAMAIIKTRPDDEGKAAIASVITKYPGDAAILGQAKAIQEALERRQQLTEYLANLEIKRDSSGTAIVDENIRIRYPWQTPTPDLPDSLALKAKADSAAAVANMTPPAPVKPVTPYQLGDEKASIPHFVVIHFDRVSKVLIDEAVTQFSKYNSEKHASQQLQTSMYALTPNEIMVIVRLFPDENKALTYFDEVSRVASETIIPRIRPTDYQLFIISRENFILLNNTKDLEGYRKFFGNNYITE; from the coding sequence ATGGGATGGATATTCGTATTCGCCGCTTCCGCCACGGTTTTCGGACAGGAAAAACCTGCCACACAGCCCCCGGCCAGGCCCGAGAAGCCCCTTAAGGTGGAAGACCGGCGCCCCCCGTCAGAAAAAATGGCCTCCAAGCCGTACTCCTTCACCCGCAGGGTGGTACAGAATACCGTGACCCGGTACAACTATTACTATCACGCAAAACTTAAACTGGAAAAAGTCCTCGCCGGCATCAACAGTCAGCGGCAGGACAATTATAATATCTTCCTACCCTTCTACCCTTATACTGTCGAAAAGCTCAACCTCGACGTTAACGAGCTGGACTCCGTGATCCACAAAGCCTCCGTGGCCGTGCAGATCCACGATCCGCGCGGCCGCTGGATCGACGATTGCTATCTCCTCGTAGGGAAGGCTTATTATTACAAAGGCGACTGGGAAAATGCCTTTACCACTTTCCAGTTCATCAATACCAAATTCGCGCCCAAAAAGAAATCCGATTATAACGCGGTGGTGGGCAGCAACCAGAACGACTTGCTGTCGATTTCCAGCCGCGAAAAGGAAAAAACCTGGTACGACCGCCAGTTCCGGCATACAGTGGCCCGCAACGACGCATTTCTGTGGCAGGCGCGCACCCTCATCGAGCAAAATAAGCATGACGAGGCGCAATCGCTGCTCAACATTCTCGAAACCGACCCTTATTTCCCCCGCCGGCTCGACGGGCAGCTGGCCGAGCTCCAGGCCTGGAAATTCTATAAACAGGGCATGTACGCCGAAACCATCGAACCGCTGAAAACAGCCCTGAAGAAAGGCAGCAGCGGCCGTGACCAGAAGGCGCGCATGTACTACATCCTCGGACAGCTCTACGCCTGGAAGGGGCAGCACGACTCGTCCATGACCGCCTTCCGCGAGGTGATCGCCGCCAAACCCGACGCCACGATCGATTTCAACGCCCGGGTGCAAATCGCCAAAGCCAATACCAAAGTGAATGGCGGCAGCCTCGAAGAAAGCATCGCCGCGCTGCAAAGCATGCTCCGTAAAGAACGCTTTTTCCCCTTCCGCGACGCGATCTGGTATAATATGGCGGTACTGTGCGCCAATGAAGACCCCGAACGCGCCATTGCTTTTTTGAATGAATCACTGCGGGTGGAAAGCGCCAACATGTTCCAGAAAACCCTGACTTTCAAAGGGATGGCAGACATCAACTATTTCCGGAAAAATTACCGCGACGCACAACGATACTACGACAGCACCGCTTCCATTATGGGGCCCGATTTCCATGACCGCGACGTTGTGAACGCCCGGAAAGAAACGCTGGGCGCGGTGGCGGAGAAAGTGCAGATCATTCATGACGAAGACAGCCTGCAGCAAATCGCCAGTCTTTCCCCGGCAATGCGCGACTCCTTCCTCGTCGCCCAGGTGGCCGCCATCAAGGCCGCCAAGAACCCGCCGGTGGAAAGCGGAAAGAAAGGCGGAGGCACCTCCGCGAGGGACAATGCGCCTTTCGCCGTCAGCAAAAACAACAATAATTCGGCTTTCGGTCCCAATACGGAAGGTGGTGAGTGGTATTTTTATAACCAAACCAATAAATCATCCGGGTTCAGCGAGTTCCGCCGGCGCTGGGGCAACCGTGCACCGGTCGACAACTGGCGCCGCAGCCAGGCAAGTTCGTTGCTAGCGGGTAACAATAATTCCAGCAGCATCGGCAGCGTTCCGGAAACGGAAGGGACCGAAGGCAGCGGGGCGCCGTCCATCGCCGACCTCCCGGCCGACAGCATCACGACAACGTTGCTGGCCAGCCGCCTGCCCGATACCCCTGAGAAACTGGAAACTTCCCGTTCGCGCCAGCAAGACGCATTCTACGATCTCGGCAAACTTTACAACGATAAGCTCGACGATACCCGTGAGGGGATTCATACCTACGATTCCCTGCTCCTGCGGTTCCCGGAACATCCGCGCAAGGTGGAAGTGCTTTACAGCCTGTATGCCTGGCATAACAAGCTGAATCACAACGACCAGGCAGCGAAATTCAAGAACCAGATCCTCACCCAGTTTCCCGGCAGCCAGTACGCCAGCATCCTAACGTATGGCCTGGAGAAGAAGGAGGACAAGGAGAAAACGCAGGCCGCCGCAGCCATTTATGAAGCCGCGTATAATGCTTTCCGCAGTGGAAACTACGATACCGTGTTCGTGTTGCGCAAGGTATCCGATTCCACGGTGGGTTACAGTTCGCTTCAGCCGAAATTCGATTTGCTGGAGGCTATGGCCATCATCAAAACGCGCCCCGACGACGAAGGCAAAGCCGCCATCGCTTCGGTGATCACGAAATATCCGGGAGACGCCGCCATACTCGGCCAGGCCAAAGCGATCCAGGAAGCCCTTGAGCGCCGCCAGCAGCTGACCGAGTACCTCGCCAACCTGGAAATCAAACGCGACAGCAGCGGAACGGCCATCGTAGACGAGAACATCCGCATCCGGTATCCCTGGCAAACACCAACGCCCGACCTGCCGGACTCCCTGGCCCTGAAAGCCAAAGCGGATTCCGCGGCAGCCGTGGCAAACATGACACCTCCCGCCCCGGTGAAACCTGTAACTCCTTACCAGCTTGGCGACGAAAAGGCATCGATTCCGCACTTTGTGGTGATCCACTTCGACCGGGTTTCGAAAGTCCTGATTGACGAGGCCGTGACCCAATTCTCGAAATACAACAGCGAAAAACACGCATCCCAGCAGCTGCAAACCAGCATGTATGCCCTTACGCCGAATGAAATCATGGTGATCGTAAGGTTGTTCCCCGATGAGAATAAAGCACTTACGTATTTCGACGAGGTGTCCCGCGTGGCAAGTGAAACCATTATCCCGCGGATACGGCCCACCGACTACCAGCTATTCATCATTTCCAGGGAAAACTTCATATTGTTAAATAATACCAAAGACCTGGAGGGCTACCGCAAATTCTTTGGCAACAACTACATAACGGAATAA
- a CDS encoding SprT-like domain-containing protein translates to MKQEHPLQALAAYLPESTFEQVIAYITEFRVHLTITRERQSVLGDYRHPFQGKGHRISINGGLNKYAFLLTLLHEIAHLTTFNIYGNSVSAHGREWKNEYGKILKEFIGKGYMPIDVETAVRKSLHNPGATSCSDEELMRVLMRYDRKKENHYLVEQLPIGQLFRTKDGRIFRRGEKIRKRIRCEEVESRRVYLFSPVYEVELVSE, encoded by the coding sequence TTGAAGCAAGAACATCCTTTACAAGCATTGGCTGCCTACCTGCCGGAAAGCACTTTCGAGCAGGTAATCGCCTACATCACCGAATTCCGGGTCCACCTAACCATCACCCGCGAGCGCCAGAGCGTGCTCGGCGACTATCGCCACCCATTTCAGGGCAAGGGCCACCGCATCAGCATCAACGGTGGCCTGAACAAATACGCTTTCCTGCTCACCCTTCTCCACGAAATCGCCCATCTCACCACTTTTAATATCTACGGCAATTCCGTTTCCGCACACGGCCGTGAATGGAAAAACGAATACGGTAAAATCCTGAAAGAATTCATCGGCAAAGGTTATATGCCGATCGACGTCGAAACCGCCGTCCGCAAAAGTCTCCACAACCCCGGCGCCACTTCCTGCTCCGATGAAGAGCTTATGCGCGTGCTTATGCGGTACGACCGCAAAAAAGAAAACCATTACCTGGTGGAACAACTCCCCATTGGCCAGCTCTTCCGGACGAAAGACGGCCGCATTTTCCGGCGCGGGGAAAAAATCCGGAAGCGCATCCGTTGCGAAGAAGTCGAATCACGGCGGGTGTATCTTTTCAGTCCCGTTTATGAAGTGGAGCTCGTTAGCGAGTAA
- a CDS encoding purine-nucleoside phosphorylase: MLEQINESKAYIQQFAKERPVLGIILGSGLGNLAGEITDRTEIPYDQIPHFPPATVEGHSGRLILGKLAGKPVVAMAGRYHYYEGLSMQQVTFPVRVMKALGIETLLISNAAGGMNANFRVGDLMIITDHINLQPEHPLRGPNNIALGPRFPDMSEPYSKSLIAAAKSIAAGKGIPLHEGVYVGVQGPTFETRAEYKFMHIIGGDAVGMSTVPEVIVAIHSGLRVFAMSVITDLGIREEENVITHEEVLAAAKSAEPHLTYIFSELARQL; encoded by the coding sequence ATGCTGGAACAGATCAACGAATCGAAGGCTTACATACAGCAATTCGCCAAGGAGCGCCCCGTGCTGGGCATCATCCTGGGCAGCGGCCTGGGCAACCTGGCGGGGGAGATAACGGATAGGACCGAAATCCCCTATGACCAGATCCCCCACTTTCCACCGGCGACGGTGGAAGGCCATTCGGGGCGGCTCATCCTCGGGAAGCTCGCCGGCAAACCGGTCGTGGCCATGGCCGGGAGATACCATTATTATGAAGGGCTCTCCATGCAGCAGGTCACCTTCCCCGTCCGCGTGATGAAGGCCCTCGGCATCGAAACCCTCCTCATCTCCAACGCCGCCGGCGGCATGAACGCGAATTTCCGGGTGGGCGACCTGATGATCATCACCGATCATATCAACCTCCAGCCCGAGCATCCCCTCCGCGGTCCCAACAACATCGCCCTCGGCCCCCGTTTTCCCGATATGAGCGAGCCTTACAGCAAATCCCTCATCGCCGCCGCCAAAAGCATCGCGGCAGGGAAGGGGATACCTTTGCATGAGGGGGTGTACGTTGGCGTCCAGGGCCCCACGTTCGAAACGCGGGCCGAATACAAATTCATGCACATCATCGGTGGCGACGCCGTGGGCATGAGCACCGTTCCCGAAGTGATCGTGGCCATCCACAGCGGCCTCCGCGTGTTTGCCATGAGCGTGATCACCGACCTGGGCATCCGGGAAGAGGAAAACGTCATCACCCACGAAGAGGTACTGGCCGCCGCCAAATCGGCGGAACCACATTTAACTTATATTTTCAGCGAACTGGCCCGGCAATTGTAG
- a CDS encoding polymer-forming cytoskeletal protein, with product MFNQSKKSEGKSIMPSSNINLIGNGTTIQGDIVCEGDIRIDGQVTGLVSTKAKIVVGPEGEILGDLICNSADILGKVTGIIKVDDLLFLKGNAYIKGDIYTAHFEMEPTVKFNGRCYMDPADAPPARSESATTAASKHGRPVIQEETETEAV from the coding sequence ATGTTTAACCAAAGTAAGAAAAGTGAAGGCAAGAGCATTATGCCTTCGTCTAACATCAACCTTATCGGGAACGGAACCACTATTCAGGGGGATATTGTGTGTGAAGGGGATATCCGTATCGATGGACAGGTAACAGGCCTGGTTTCTACCAAAGCGAAAATCGTGGTAGGACCGGAAGGGGAGATCCTGGGAGATCTGATCTGCAATAGCGCCGATATCCTCGGTAAAGTGACCGGGATCATCAAGGTAGACGATTTATTGTTCCTGAAAGGCAACGCCTACATCAAAGGCGATATCTATACCGCGCATTTCGAAATGGAGCCCACCGTGAAGTTCAATGGCCGCTGCTATATGGACCCGGCCGACGCTCCGCCTGCGCGCTCCGAGTCAGCCACCACCGCAGCATCCAAACATGGAAGACCCGTCATCCAGGAAGAAACAGAAACAGAAGCCGTCTAA
- a CDS encoding nuclear transport factor 2 family protein yields the protein MQPLHILTSGFLFLSLHLHAQDAKTTIQSAGQRQAEAFHQGRAAEISAFYAPEAVVMPEFHSILYGSKSVGQYFDHWLRGTGYSQVTRQIADIRESGAFAIEAGTFQQQFGQTGKDTSLYNAKYLRVWNLRDRKTPRIIAEIWGSVQWFERSVLPQIPDFPAAAPASSVAPAVAVQITRRNEQIRQLVSARNGSAHAQLFAPDAIYMPYYEQMHVGFDSIQAYFVRHERPDDLLIDSLDIRYANMIQLSEDLVLENGYYKVRWHTKADPTGGTGSGKSVNIWKKEENGEWKLFRQMVNHD from the coding sequence ATGCAACCCCTACACATCCTCACATCCGGCTTTCTGTTCCTTTCCCTGCACCTGCATGCGCAAGATGCAAAAACGACCATACAGTCCGCTGGCCAACGGCAGGCGGAAGCTTTCCACCAGGGCCGCGCAGCGGAGATCAGTGCGTTTTATGCGCCGGAGGCTGTTGTCATGCCCGAGTTCCATTCCATTCTTTATGGCAGCAAAAGCGTGGGACAGTATTTTGACCACTGGCTGCGGGGTACCGGTTACAGCCAAGTTACCCGGCAGATCGCGGATATCCGGGAGTCGGGGGCATTCGCCATCGAAGCGGGCACATTCCAGCAGCAGTTCGGGCAAACCGGGAAAGATACCAGCTTGTACAACGCCAAATACCTCCGCGTCTGGAATCTCCGCGACCGGAAAACCCCGCGCATCATAGCGGAAATCTGGGGCTCGGTGCAGTGGTTCGAGCGGTCGGTGCTCCCGCAGATACCCGACTTCCCGGCGGCGGCGCCCGCTTCTTCCGTTGCCCCGGCGGTAGCAGTACAAATCACGCGACGGAACGAACAGATCAGGCAGCTCGTGTCCGCCAGGAACGGCTCGGCGCATGCGCAATTGTTTGCGCCGGATGCGATTTATATGCCTTATTATGAGCAAATGCACGTCGGGTTCGACAGTATACAGGCGTATTTCGTACGCCACGAAAGGCCCGACGACCTTCTCATCGATTCACTCGATATCCGGTATGCCAATATGATCCAACTCAGTGAAGACCTGGTGCTGGAGAACGGATATTATAAAGTCCGCTGGCATACGAAAGCCGACCCAACAGGCGGCACCGGCAGCGGGAAGAGTGTGAATATCTGGAAGAAAGAAGAAAACGGGGAATGGAAACTATTCCGGCAGATGGTCAATCATGACTGA
- the sucC gene encoding ADP-forming succinate--CoA ligase subunit beta produces the protein MNLHEYQAKELLKKYNVPVQEGIPVDTPEAAAEAYKQLKVQFGNEFAVVKAQIHAGGRGKGKVRGTEQRGVAVGKNAEDVKTIAGNILGGTLVTIQTGEAGKVVNKVLVAQDVYYPGANPIKEFYLSILLDRATGQNVIMYSTEGGMDIEEVAHNTPDKIFKEWVYPGGKLEGFQARKIAFNFGLSGEAFKNMVKFVTNLYNAYVGLDAAMLEINPLFKTSDEKIIAVDCKLNLDDNALIRHPELVALRDITEEDPTEVEAGKYNLNFVKLDGNVGCMVNGAGLAMATMDMIKLSGGEPANFLDVGGTANAQTVEAGFRIILKDPKVKAILINIFGGIVRCDRVAQGVIDAYKSIGNISVPIIVRLQGTNAPEAKALIEESGLKVQSAILLSEAAALVNKAVSA, from the coding sequence ATGAATTTACACGAGTACCAGGCTAAAGAACTGCTGAAAAAATACAATGTACCGGTACAGGAAGGTATCCCGGTTGACACGCCCGAAGCTGCCGCAGAGGCTTACAAGCAACTGAAGGTGCAGTTTGGAAACGAGTTCGCCGTTGTAAAGGCGCAAATCCATGCGGGAGGCCGCGGGAAAGGGAAAGTACGTGGTACCGAACAACGCGGCGTTGCCGTGGGTAAAAACGCGGAAGATGTAAAAACCATCGCCGGAAATATCCTCGGTGGCACCCTCGTTACGATCCAGACCGGCGAAGCCGGAAAGGTTGTCAATAAAGTATTGGTAGCGCAGGACGTTTACTATCCCGGCGCCAATCCCATAAAGGAATTTTACCTCTCTATCCTCCTCGACCGCGCCACCGGCCAGAACGTGATCATGTATTCCACCGAAGGCGGTATGGACATCGAGGAAGTTGCGCATAACACGCCCGACAAGATCTTTAAAGAATGGGTATACCCCGGCGGCAAGCTCGAAGGCTTCCAGGCGCGTAAAATCGCCTTCAACTTCGGCCTCTCCGGCGAAGCTTTCAAAAACATGGTGAAATTCGTGACCAACCTGTATAACGCATACGTTGGCCTCGACGCTGCCATGCTCGAAATCAACCCCCTCTTCAAAACCAGCGACGAAAAAATCATCGCGGTGGATTGCAAACTGAACCTGGACGACAACGCACTGATCCGCCACCCCGAACTCGTTGCCCTGCGCGACATCACCGAAGAAGATCCTACCGAAGTGGAAGCAGGCAAATACAACCTCAACTTCGTGAAACTCGACGGTAACGTGGGTTGCATGGTGAACGGCGCAGGCCTCGCCATGGCTACGATGGACATGATCAAGCTCTCCGGTGGCGAACCCGCCAACTTCCTGGACGTAGGCGGCACCGCCAACGCCCAAACCGTGGAAGCCGGTTTCCGCATCATCCTGAAGGATCCGAAAGTGAAAGCCATCCTCATCAACATCTTCGGCGGTATCGTTCGTTGCGACCGTGTGGCGCAAGGCGTTATCGACGCTTACAAATCCATCGGCAACATCAGCGTTCCCATCATCGTTCGCCTGCAAGGCACCAACGCTCCCGAAGCCAAAGCCCTCATTGAAGAAAGCGGCCTGAAAGTACAATCCGCGATCCTCCTCAGCGAAGCGGCAGCACTCGTAAACAAAGCCGTAAGCGCATAA
- a CDS encoding OsmC family protein, producing MQVHLKTIHETSAAAGWAGPRSLVIDRTPRAGGLGIGFSGEELFMMSIAAGVCNSLYREAAERGIPVAHVEIVVNGDWGGEPVQARNIRYDITLESTAPREEVEALIRSVDQTADIPQSLRAGTPVKLNSIDVRKG from the coding sequence ATGCAGGTACATCTTAAAACCATCCATGAAACGAGTGCGGCGGCTGGCTGGGCGGGCCCGCGCAGTCTCGTCATCGACCGTACCCCACGCGCAGGCGGACTGGGTATCGGGTTCAGCGGGGAAGAATTGTTCATGATGTCGATCGCCGCGGGTGTCTGCAACAGCCTGTACCGCGAAGCCGCGGAACGGGGCATCCCCGTGGCCCACGTGGAAATCGTGGTCAACGGCGACTGGGGCGGCGAGCCCGTGCAGGCGCGCAACATCCGGTACGACATCACACTGGAATCCACCGCCCCACGTGAGGAAGTGGAGGCGCTCATCCGTAGCGTAGACCAAACGGCCGATATCCCCCAATCGCTGCGCGCGGGCACCCCGGTAAAACTCAATTCGATCGACGTGCGCAAGGGCTAA
- a CDS encoding AtpZ/AtpI family protein: MEDPSSRKKQKQKPSNLLLRYAGLAFQMMAGIGVALWLGYLLDQKVDLGFPLFMIIFSLLALALLLWQIVKDTSRHDR; the protein is encoded by the coding sequence ATGGAAGACCCGTCATCCAGGAAGAAACAGAAACAGAAGCCGTCTAACCTGCTGTTGCGGTATGCCGGACTGGCCTTCCAAATGATGGCCGGGATCGGTGTGGCGCTATGGCTGGGTTACCTGCTGGACCAAAAAGTGGACCTGGGTTTTCCTTTGTTCATGATCATTTTTTCTTTACTCGCTTTAGCCCTACTTTTGTGGCAAATTGTAAAAGATACCAGCAGGCATGACCGATAA